In Gossypium hirsutum isolate 1008001.06 chromosome A10, Gossypium_hirsutum_v2.1, whole genome shotgun sequence, the DNA window TGGCCCTTAAGAACCTGTGTGGAATCCAGTAAGAATAGAAAATGAAATCCGTGTGAATTTAAGGAAAGAACAAAAGTGGAAACCAAGCATTTTAACCTATCTTTACATCAAGAAGTATCCCCCCAAACCACTGAAAAGAAAGTCTAAAAGTCATAAAGACTTACAATTTGCTGGCCATTCTTCAACAGCCTTCATGCAAACAAATTGGGTACAAAATGATCACTATTGATAACTCATTGGATTTATCAccacaaataatttattttgttctATTCTGACAAAGATATTACATTCTTAtaactaaatattatttaatttaaggcTTAATATGTATAGTCAAATACAGATTAGATTAGACATCCCAATCACGCTATGGTTCCTATCACATGTCACAATCATTCATGTGACACATCATTTctaaggcaaaaaaaaaaaatgcctAGAGAAGGTTATGGTTTGTATCACATATCCATCAGGAGCTTTGGAAATAGAAGCAcatcagaatttcagattggcaCAGTGTGACAAAAAGAATCATGAATATAGACACACAATAAGAAATATCCAAAAGAGAATACATCAGAAGCCACTTACTGAGGTATAGCAAGCCTTCTCATGTTCTGAAGGCTTTCCAAAATGAACTGTCCGAGTTATATCAGTTGTTCCATCTAGATACTTCAATGATGCCATCAAGATTGTCAGTTATAGATTAAGAATCAGACTAAGAATCTAGAATAAGAAATAGTAGGCTTTACTGATGGTTTTGGTTAATGATAGAAGCAAAATATTAGGATGTGATAGAATACCTGCGCTCCTGAATCAAATAGATAAATGCTATCTGGATCAAGCTCAGCACATGTTTCAGGCTGAGGTGAGTAATGAATGACGGCCGCATTTGGACCAACCGAAGAAATAGTAGGGAAACTTAGGCCTCTAAAGTGCTGCAATTAGTAATAGAATTATTTTTTCTGGCATGATCAAAATACAAATAATGCATAACATTTTAgcaacaagaacaaagaacaaagaaaaattttggaaCATGAACAGCTATTAATGCATGCACAGCATGTTAGCAACAACTGGAGCAAAGATGCTCATTTCACACTAAATGCTTATGAGttccaatttttctttttcttttgaaatgcTCATAAGTTCTGACAATTAGAAAACTCTTAACTTCAAACACTATGATGCTCAAGTTTACAAAACAAAGTTGTTGCCAGTTGATGATGGACACAAAACAACACAGCTTATCACTAGTAATTCAAGAATGCCACtctcacattttatttttattgttataccAAAAACGACAGTTTGAATAATTTTCCTTATTATCACAATATAACTTTATCAAAAGTACTGTTACCTCTTTTGTTGCACGAAATCCCTCCAACTTATCACTAGCAGTCACCTCAGTCAGTTTCATAGTCTCTCTGCTTGGTTCATTCAATAGCATGAAAAAACACCAAGAGTCAGTGCACCTATAGCTCAGAAATTTTTGTCAGATGGGGACAGCCTGTTTGGTTTCAGGCTCAAAAAACAGCCAAGTGCAGGGGTGAAAGAGAGGAAATATATCAACTAGCAATTTGATAGCTTACGATCTTTTTTTGCTTCGTCCCTTCCCCTCCAAGAAGTAGCCAGAAGCCCCATAAATCTCTTGCATCTGAGCATTTGAAAGAGAAATAGCATCATTACAAGCCTAACAACAGCCTAAAATCTTGTTGCATATGTTGAGAAATATTGTACTTTGAAAACATATCCAATCTAAACCAGATGAGGGTAGAATCTTAAACAATCAAATAGAAGTTTTATGAATTTGCAAgagatataatatataaagatCAAAGTCCTATACCTGTTTATCCAACCAGACAAGATACTGCACAACAGCTGCACCATCCCGAATATGTGCATTCCTTAATCCATCCAACTCAACTGGATTCTAGAATACAGCTTTgaacaataaattaatttaaatggaATACGATCATACTCTGTTTCTCTATAGATATTAAAGATTATTTCAAATAAGTAACGGCTTCTTCACTActgtaagtttacaagtaaacaTCCAAAATCTAAGTTGTTCCAACTCCTAAATAAATTATTTCCAGAATATCAAAAGAGACACCAAATAAGCATATTTTATACACTTCTATAGTAAGATACAACTAGATAGGAAGTGCATCGACAACCTTTAAGGCTTTAGCAAGGGCCAAAGGTGACTGCTGCTGGAGCATCTTCTTAGCATCTAGTTTCGAAAATAATGCATAGCAGCATGAAGCAGGATCAACCCATATAAGatcattatttttttcttctgCTTCACATGTGCCACTTTCACAAACACCATTTTGACCAGAACTTAATCCTGTGTCCTTATCAAGCTGATTAGATGCTAACAACGCAACATCTGAGCTCACAGTACTATACTCCCGAACTTCAATTCCATTCTCTTGTATGGAAGAGCTCACCTGCATTAACATACATGTAATCAGTAAAAACCTTCTCCTATCTTCATGCAGGGCTTGCAATAACTACTGATATGCAGAGAACACcaatgaataaaaattgaaaactccTACAAACTGAAATATGAAATCCTACCTTAGATGAAACCTTCCTCTTGTCCACATAAAGGAAAGCCGAGTTCAATGTTACAATAGCAAATGCATGAACGACTGGACAGTAAGAGACATCACTCCCACGGATATTATATAACCAAGCCACCTGCAAAGTAGGTATTTGAACTCCAAAATATAACAACTCAGCACATTCCACTCGACCAACAATTTGATAAACCATACCTCATCTAAAGCTGTGATAATAATTCCACAAGCCTTTTCAATAGCAAGCTTCTCTCTCAAATCTTTCAACTTTTCAGCAACAGAACGACCAGCAAATTCCAAGGGATGAACGATAACTGGGTTAGTTTCAGCGGGTGGCTGGTTTTTCCACACCTCATCAACCAAATTGCTTGAGGTTTGTATTAGTTTCTGGTGGTTTTTCGCAAAAGCACGTTCCCATCTTTGAGCCGTATCCACTGATACACACCAAGGATCGACCCCAATAGCTGCCTCTCTCGGCAAATTCTATATTagttagtaaaaaaaaattagtaagtcaaaATTTGAAGAACAAGATTTAAATTTCGGGAGGCAGAATGGTAAAACTTACATCAGATATCCAGGAATCAACTGAAGGATCTTCTCCGATTCGCATCAGTTGCCATTGATCACTAAGCTGCTGCATCGCTTGCAAGAAATATCGGCCGTCCGTCCATAGCCTTGCTTCGTCTTTTGTAATAAGTGCCAAACCTGAAATAGATTTCCAAAATCAGTCTAATCTTATTTCCAAAATCAATATAATCTTtactaataataatgataagacgaaaatttataaagaaaaaagaaaacctgCACTTCCAGTGAATCCAGAAACAAATTCGCGCCTTTTATCACGATCAGAAACATATTCGCTCTGCAAAAATCGATTCAAAATTAAACCCATAAAAAGATTAGTTGAAATATTTTAAAGGAATTActatttaaagaaaaagaaaagtgggTTTACTTGATGATAATCTTCAGAAGGTACGATTAAGGCATGGAGAGGAGGAGAGTGAGAGGCCATTAAAGACCTCAAAGCAGAAAGTATTTCCGCCATCAAAGACCGAACGAGAGAGTAGCTGTTTTTTGGTTGAAAATTGTAGGAAAGTTTTCGAGTTATTCTTCAGATGGGTTGCGATTGCTTTTAAAACAAAG includes these proteins:
- the LOC107897525 gene encoding aminopeptidase P1 isoform X4; protein product: MAEILSALRSLMASHSPPLHALIVPSEDYHQSEYVSDRDKRREFVSGFTGSAGLALITKDEARLWTDGRYFLQAMQQLSDQWQLMRIGEDPSVDSWISDNLPREAAIGVDPWCVSVDTAQRWERAFAKNHQKLIQTSSNLVDEVWKNQPPAETNPVIVHPLEFAGRSVAEKLKDLREKLAIEKACGIIITALDEVAWLYNIRGSDVSYCPVVHAFAIVTLNSAFLYVDKRKVSSKVSSSIQENGIEVREYSTVSSDVALLASNQLDKDTGLSSGQNGVCESGTCEAEEKNNDLIWVDPASCCYALFSKLDAKKMLQQQSPLALAKALKNPVELDGLRNAHIRDGAAVVQYLVWLDKQMQEIYGASGYFLEGKGRSKKRSETMKLTEVTASDKLEGFRATKEHFRGLSFPTISSVGPNAAVIHYSPQPETCAELDPDSIYLFDSGAQYLDGTTDITRTVHFGKPSEHEKACYTSVLKGHIALGNACFPNGTNGHALDILARIPLWRYGLDYRHGTGHGIGSYLNVHEGPHLISFRPQARNVPLQASMTVTDEPGYYEDGTFGIRLENVLVIKEADTEFNFGDKGYLSFEHITWAPYQIKLIDLSLLTPEEIEWLNTYHSKCREILAPSMDKNELDWLKKATEPVSA
- the LOC107897525 gene encoding aminopeptidase P1 isoform X2: MAEILSALRSLMASHSPPLHALIVPSEDYHQSEYVSDRDKRREFVSGFTGSAGLALITKDEARLWTDGRYFLQAMQQLSDQWQLMRIGEDPSVDSWISDNLPREAAIGVDPWCVSVDTAQRWERAFAKNHQKLIQTSSNLVDEVWKNQPPAETNPVIVHPLEFAGRSVAEKLKDLREKLAIEKACGIIITALDEVAWLYNIRGSDVSYCPVVHAFAIVTLNSAFLYVDKRKVSSKVSSSIQENGIEVREYSTVSSDVALLASNQLDKDTGLSSGQNGVCESGTCEAEEKNNDLIWVDPASCCYALFSKLDAKKMLQQQSPLALAKALKNPVELDGLRNAHIRDGAAVVQYLVWLDKQMQEIYGASGYFLEGKGRSKKRSETMKLTEVTASDKLEGFRATKEHFRGLSFPTISSVGPNAAVIHYSPQPETCAELDPDSIYLFDSGAQYLDGTTDITRTVHFGKPSEHEKACYTSDSTQVLKGHIALGNACFPNGTNGHALDILARIPLWRYGLDYRHGTGHGIGSYLNVHEGPHLISFRPQARNVPLQASMTVTDEPGYYEDGTFGIRLENVLVIKEADTEFNFGDKGYLSFEHITWAPYQIKLIDLSLLTPEEIEWLNTYHSKCREILAPSMDKNELDWLKKATEPVSA
- the LOC107897525 gene encoding aminopeptidase P1 isoform X3 — encoded protein: MAEILSALRSLMASHSPPLHALIVPSEDYHQSEYVSDRDKRREFVSGFTGSAGLALITKDEARLWTDGRYFLQAMQQLSDQWQLMRIGEDPSVDSWISDNLPREAAIGVDPWCVSVDTAQRWERAFAKNHQKLIQTSSNLVDEVWKNQPPAETNPVIVHPLEFAGRSVAEKLKDLREKLAIEKACGIIITALDEVAWLYNIRGSDVSYCPVVHAFAIVTLNSAFLYVDKRKVSSKVSSSIQENGIEVREYSTVSSDVALLASNQLDKDTGLSSGQNGVCESGTCEAEEKNNDLIWVDPASCCYALFSKLDAKKMLQQQSPLALAKALKNPVELDGLRNAHIRDGAAVVQYLVWLDKQMQEIYGASGYFLEGKGRSKKRSRETMKLTEVTASDKLEGFRATKEHFRGLSFPTISSVGPNAAVIHYSPQPETCAELDPDSIYLFDSGAQYLDGTTDITRTVHFGKPSEHEKACYTSVLKGHIALGNACFPNGTNGHALDILARIPLWRYGLDYRHGTGHGIGSYLNVHEGPHLISFRPQARNVPLQASMTVTDEPGYYEDGTFGIRLENVLVIKEADTEFNFGDKGYLSFEHITWAPYQIKLIDLSLLTPEEIEWLNTYHSKCREILAPSMDKNELDWLKKATEPVSA
- the LOC107897525 gene encoding aminopeptidase P1 isoform X1, which gives rise to MAEILSALRSLMASHSPPLHALIVPSEDYHQSEYVSDRDKRREFVSGFTGSAGLALITKDEARLWTDGRYFLQAMQQLSDQWQLMRIGEDPSVDSWISDNLPREAAIGVDPWCVSVDTAQRWERAFAKNHQKLIQTSSNLVDEVWKNQPPAETNPVIVHPLEFAGRSVAEKLKDLREKLAIEKACGIIITALDEVAWLYNIRGSDVSYCPVVHAFAIVTLNSAFLYVDKRKVSSKVSSSIQENGIEVREYSTVSSDVALLASNQLDKDTGLSSGQNGVCESGTCEAEEKNNDLIWVDPASCCYALFSKLDAKKMLQQQSPLALAKALKNPVELDGLRNAHIRDGAAVVQYLVWLDKQMQEIYGASGYFLEGKGRSKKRSRETMKLTEVTASDKLEGFRATKEHFRGLSFPTISSVGPNAAVIHYSPQPETCAELDPDSIYLFDSGAQYLDGTTDITRTVHFGKPSEHEKACYTSDSTQVLKGHIALGNACFPNGTNGHALDILARIPLWRYGLDYRHGTGHGIGSYLNVHEGPHLISFRPQARNVPLQASMTVTDEPGYYEDGTFGIRLENVLVIKEADTEFNFGDKGYLSFEHITWAPYQIKLIDLSLLTPEEIEWLNTYHSKCREILAPSMDKNELDWLKKATEPVSA